In Marinicauda algicola, one DNA window encodes the following:
- a CDS encoding hemolysin family protein, giving the protein MLIEILIVLVLIVINGLFAMSELAVVSARPARLKLMAERGNAGARRALDLASDSGRFLSSVQIGITLVGVLSGAFSGATLGVRLAGALAGLGVAPIAAQSIGVGGVVLVITYLSLIVGELVPKQIALRSPEAVAARVAGPMHAVSRAAAPLVWILDRSGRLVLRLLGQAPRRERGPSDEEIRLMIREARDLGAMAAQESEMIASVMRLADRNARGLMTPRSDVDLVDLAEPAGKLLEQMRTSRRSRLPVRDGGEDAITGVVRVRDVLAAGFDPARGDLRDFVLPAQIVQDSMPALDVIERLRGAAPHMLLVFDEYGHFEGLITPMDILSGIAGEFEDSQAEPKMTRRRDGSWLVAGWMPVDEFADAFSLQLPGTRDYETVAGLALSAFGHFPAVGDEVTIEGVRIEVVDLDGRRIDKLLVQRAG; this is encoded by the coding sequence TTGCTGATCGAGATCCTCATCGTCCTGGTCCTCATCGTGATCAACGGCCTGTTCGCCATGTCCGAGCTCGCCGTGGTCTCCGCGCGCCCGGCGCGCCTGAAGCTGATGGCCGAGCGCGGCAATGCGGGCGCGCGGCGCGCCCTCGACCTCGCCTCGGATTCGGGCCGCTTCCTGTCGAGCGTCCAGATCGGGATCACCCTGGTCGGCGTGCTGTCGGGCGCGTTTTCCGGCGCCACGCTGGGCGTGCGCCTCGCCGGCGCGCTCGCCGGGCTCGGCGTGGCGCCGATCGCCGCGCAGTCGATCGGCGTGGGCGGCGTCGTCCTGGTGATCACCTATCTCTCCCTCATCGTCGGGGAGCTGGTTCCCAAGCAGATCGCGCTGCGCTCGCCCGAGGCGGTCGCCGCACGCGTCGCCGGTCCCATGCACGCGGTCTCGCGCGCGGCGGCCCCGCTGGTCTGGATTCTCGACCGCTCGGGACGGCTGGTCCTGCGCCTTCTCGGCCAGGCGCCGCGCAGGGAGCGCGGACCGAGCGATGAGGAGATCCGGCTGATGATCCGCGAGGCGCGCGATCTCGGCGCCATGGCGGCGCAGGAAAGCGAGATGATCGCGAGCGTCATGCGCCTAGCCGATCGCAATGCGCGCGGGCTCATGACGCCGCGCAGCGATGTCGACCTCGTCGATCTGGCCGAACCGGCCGGGAAGCTGCTCGAGCAGATGCGCACGAGCCGGCGCTCGCGCCTGCCGGTGCGCGACGGCGGGGAGGACGCGATCACCGGCGTGGTGCGGGTGCGCGACGTGCTCGCGGCCGGTTTCGACCCGGCGCGCGGCGATCTGCGCGACTTCGTCCTGCCCGCGCAGATCGTCCAGGACAGCATGCCGGCGCTCGACGTGATCGAGCGTCTGCGCGGAGCGGCGCCCCACATGCTGCTCGTCTTCGACGAGTACGGCCATTTCGAGGGCCTGATCACGCCGATGGACATTCTCTCCGGCATCGCCGGCGAGTTCGAGGACAGCCAGGCCGAGCCGAAGATGACGCGGCGCAGGGACGGCAGCTGGCTCGTTGCCGGCTGGATGCCGGTCGACGAGTTCGCCGACGCCTTCTCGCTGCAGCTGCCCGGGACGCGCGATTACGAGACCGTCGCCGGCCTCGCCCTGTCCGCCTTCGGCCATTTCCCGGCCGTCGGCGACGAGGTCACCATCGAGGGCGTGCGCATCGAGGTCGTCGACCTCGACGGCCGCCGCATCGACAAGCTTCTGGTGCAGCGCGCGGGGTGA
- a CDS encoding SEL1-like repeat protein has translation MPPSGNPWSVKGIDPRARALAKSAARREGLTLGEWLNKVILEDDGSSGTGWDDRLSDFPGFGNGGGGDDEDGALQEIVSRLTERLEAAERRASLALSGVDQSVLGLSRRLEALEEEREEDSESVESALARSRAAQDELLERIRKLERTGPGQNGEAIKAVETALGKFANRLYETEREVRGELDSLALKEERRRETGEKAVKSLQQRLEDTERKLAGEDAALRELVEERHTRTAGEVEALQTSTRTLQQRLTAAEGATHRAAELLSRSHEKLEARLKDIEARTGDCLSQSEFQRRFDHLAGELAEVIRSTRSDFARQIEQAAKQGDAGELRRALEQAEARIASAEQRQSDQLSRIGEQIGKLARAMERRLDESDRRLESRLMDAERGRRQSADQAAIEARLAQVREENSAAVKRMGEEVAKLGTSLADRVQQAERRSAEAMQAAGERMAQVVEKLQAKTPSPEQDLQARISASEERTAKRIEEAMGKLHARLDAARSEQADALTPVQRAMSALADRLEAIEKRGGGEAPADTGAAPEAKSADPFEPLPSPPGVDARPASQDAFETLVEPDGFVVEAEPRAPEARRRAAPRPEPESEAPRAKRAAALGATADADFLNAARSSAKTGRGSRSDYVRYEPRDEAGPGRGRWILIGASVLSFIIIGAAAGLLILDTLSGGAAGQREAGVREETLNSLFAEPQMPPAANEADLAAPAASAPAEQSAADTPVEAAAEPVAAEPGASTAAASPARVQPVAAAAPLTLEEAAANGDPVARYQLALQRLEDGAMEDGAALMRRAAEQGIPAAQFRYAQMLQRGEGVPASADTARLWMARAAQNGNVRAMHSAGAMYINAEATPENQEEAARWFEQAALHGVRDSQFNLALLFQSGYGVPQSPADAYAWFLIAANGGDEAAAGRAQELRRELSVEQRSAAEAVAANFTPRPVDPEAQGRYAEWGAQDDAGPALVLRAQELLAGLGYDAGPADGDFGPQTREAIVAYQTDQGLEPTGAVDTTLIARLEQTAPR, from the coding sequence ATGCCACCGAGCGGCAATCCCTGGAGCGTAAAGGGCATCGACCCTCGCGCCCGCGCGCTGGCCAAGTCGGCGGCGCGCCGGGAGGGGCTGACGCTCGGCGAGTGGCTCAACAAGGTGATCCTGGAAGACGATGGCAGCAGCGGTACGGGCTGGGACGACCGGCTGTCGGACTTTCCCGGCTTCGGCAATGGCGGGGGCGGCGACGACGAGGATGGCGCGCTGCAGGAGATCGTCTCGCGCCTGACCGAGCGGCTGGAGGCGGCCGAGCGGCGCGCCTCGCTGGCCCTGTCGGGCGTCGACCAGTCGGTACTGGGCCTGTCGCGCCGGCTCGAGGCGCTGGAGGAAGAGCGCGAGGAGGACAGCGAGAGCGTAGAATCCGCGCTCGCCCGCAGCCGCGCGGCGCAGGACGAGCTGCTCGAGCGCATCCGCAAGCTGGAGCGCACCGGTCCCGGCCAGAACGGGGAAGCCATCAAGGCGGTGGAGACCGCGCTCGGCAAGTTCGCGAACCGGCTCTACGAGACCGAGCGCGAGGTGCGCGGCGAACTCGACAGCCTCGCCCTGAAGGAGGAGCGCCGCCGGGAGACGGGCGAGAAGGCGGTCAAATCGCTGCAGCAGCGCCTGGAAGACACCGAGCGCAAGCTGGCCGGCGAGGACGCGGCGCTGAGGGAGCTGGTCGAGGAGCGCCACACGCGCACGGCCGGCGAGGTGGAGGCGCTGCAGACAAGCACCCGCACACTGCAGCAGCGCCTGACCGCCGCGGAGGGCGCGACCCATCGCGCCGCCGAGCTGCTCTCGCGCTCGCACGAGAAGCTGGAGGCGCGCCTGAAGGACATCGAGGCGCGCACCGGCGACTGCCTGAGCCAGAGCGAGTTCCAGCGCCGCTTCGACCATCTCGCCGGCGAGCTCGCCGAGGTGATCCGCAGCACGCGCTCCGATTTCGCCCGCCAGATCGAGCAAGCCGCGAAGCAGGGCGATGCGGGCGAGCTTCGCCGGGCGCTGGAGCAGGCCGAAGCGCGCATCGCCAGTGCGGAGCAGCGCCAGAGCGATCAGCTCTCGCGCATAGGGGAACAGATCGGCAAGCTCGCCCGCGCCATGGAGCGCCGCCTCGACGAGAGCGACCGGCGCCTGGAAAGCCGGCTGATGGACGCCGAGCGCGGCCGGCGCCAGAGCGCCGACCAGGCCGCGATCGAGGCCCGCCTCGCCCAGGTGCGCGAGGAGAATTCGGCCGCCGTCAAGCGCATGGGCGAGGAAGTCGCCAAGCTCGGGACGAGCCTCGCCGATCGCGTCCAGCAGGCCGAGCGCCGCTCCGCCGAGGCGATGCAGGCGGCCGGCGAACGCATGGCCCAGGTGGTGGAGAAGCTGCAGGCCAAGACCCCGTCGCCGGAGCAGGACCTGCAGGCGCGCATCTCCGCCTCGGAGGAGCGCACCGCCAAGCGCATCGAGGAGGCGATGGGCAAGCTGCACGCGCGCCTCGACGCGGCGCGCAGCGAGCAGGCCGATGCGCTCACTCCGGTGCAGCGGGCCATGTCCGCGCTCGCCGACCGGCTCGAAGCCATCGAGAAGCGCGGAGGCGGCGAGGCTCCGGCCGACACCGGAGCGGCGCCCGAGGCCAAGTCCGCCGACCCGTTCGAGCCGTTGCCGAGCCCCCCGGGCGTGGATGCCCGCCCGGCCTCGCAGGACGCCTTCGAGACGCTCGTCGAGCCGGACGGCTTCGTGGTCGAGGCCGAACCGCGCGCGCCCGAGGCGCGCCGGCGCGCCGCGCCGCGCCCCGAGCCGGAATCCGAAGCACCAAGGGCGAAGCGGGCCGCCGCGCTCGGAGCCACGGCGGATGCCGACTTCCTCAACGCCGCACGCAGCTCGGCCAAGACCGGACGCGGCTCGCGCAGCGACTATGTCCGCTACGAGCCCCGGGATGAGGCCGGTCCGGGGCGCGGACGCTGGATCCTGATCGGCGCGAGCGTGCTCTCCTTCATCATCATCGGCGCGGCCGCGGGCCTGCTCATCCTCGACACGCTGTCGGGCGGGGCGGCGGGCCAGCGCGAAGCCGGCGTCCGGGAGGAGACGCTGAACTCCCTCTTCGCCGAGCCGCAGATGCCGCCGGCGGCGAACGAGGCGGACCTCGCCGCACCCGCCGCGAGCGCGCCCGCCGAGCAGAGCGCGGCAGACACTCCGGTCGAGGCCGCCGCAGAGCCGGTTGCCGCCGAGCCCGGAGCAAGTACCGCCGCGGCGTCCCCCGCAAGGGTGCAGCCGGTCGCTGCGGCCGCGCCCCTCACGCTGGAGGAGGCGGCCGCGAACGGCGATCCGGTCGCGCGCTACCAGCTCGCCCTGCAGCGCCTCGAGGACGGCGCGATGGAGGACGGCGCCGCCCTGATGCGCCGCGCGGCCGAGCAGGGCATCCCGGCCGCGCAGTTCCGTTACGCCCAGATGCTCCAGCGCGGCGAAGGCGTGCCGGCCAGCGCCGACACCGCCCGGCTGTGGATGGCGCGCGCGGCGCAGAACGGCAATGTGCGCGCGATGCACTCGGCCGGCGCCATGTACATCAACGCCGAAGCGACGCCGGAAAACCAGGAGGAGGCCGCGCGCTGGTTCGAGCAGGCCGCCCTGCACGGCGTGCGCGACAGCCAGTTCAACCTCGCCCTCTTGTTCCAGTCCGGCTACGGCGTGCCGCAGAGCCCGGCCGATGCCTATGCCTGGTTCCTGATCGCCGCGAACGGTGGCGACGAGGCCGCCGCCGGACGCGCGCAGGAGCTGCGCCGCGAGCTGAGCGTGGAACAGCGCAGCGCCGCGGAGGCCGTGGCGGCGAACTTCACCCCCCGTCCCGTCGACCCCGAAGCCCAGGGGCGCTACGCCGAATGGGGCGCGCAAGATGACGCCGGGCCCGCCCTCGTGCTACGCGCTCAGGAATTGCTCGCCGGGCTCGGTTACGATGCCGGCCCGGCCGACGGCGATTTCGGACCGCAGACACGGGAGGCGATCGTGGCCTATCAGACCGACCAGGGACTGGAACCGACCGGCGCGGTCGACACGACGCTGATCGCCCGCCTCGAACAGACAGCCCCCCGGTAG
- a CDS encoding sulfite exporter TauE/SafE family protein has translation MQIYLPIAEISVNLFLLLGLGVGVGFLSGMFGVGGGFLMTPTLIFIGIPPAVAVSTEANQIVASSASGALAHFRRKSLDVKMGLVLLVGGVAGSTSGVFLFSLLQRQGQIDLVISLCYVGFLGAIGALMFVESIAAIRRRGIAARSGAPLPSKRRKRSWIDALPLKTRFPVSGLYMSIIPPVAIGFLVGTLAAIMGVGGGFIMVPAMIYLLRMPTNVVVGTSLFQILFVTALTTFLQAAQNQTVDIVLAFLLIVGGVIGAQLGARAGTRVRAEELRAALALMVLGVCAKLGFDLVARPADLYEIIEAGGEGH, from the coding sequence ATGCAGATCTACCTGCCGATCGCGGAAATCTCGGTCAACCTCTTCCTCCTGCTCGGCCTCGGCGTCGGCGTCGGCTTCCTTTCGGGCATGTTCGGGGTCGGCGGCGGCTTCCTGATGACCCCGACGCTGATCTTCATCGGCATCCCGCCGGCGGTCGCGGTGTCCACCGAGGCCAACCAGATCGTGGCGAGCTCGGCCTCCGGCGCGCTCGCCCATTTCCGGCGCAAGTCGCTGGACGTGAAGATGGGGCTCGTACTCCTAGTGGGCGGCGTCGCGGGATCGACCTCGGGCGTGTTCCTGTTCTCGCTGCTGCAGCGCCAGGGCCAGATCGATCTCGTCATCTCGCTCTGCTATGTCGGGTTTCTCGGTGCCATCGGCGCGCTGATGTTCGTGGAGAGCATCGCGGCGATCCGCCGGCGCGGGATCGCGGCGCGTTCCGGCGCGCCCCTGCCGAGCAAGAGGCGCAAGCGGAGCTGGATCGACGCCCTGCCTTTGAAGACCCGCTTCCCGGTCTCCGGGCTCTACATGAGCATCATTCCCCCGGTCGCGATCGGCTTCCTGGTCGGCACGCTCGCCGCGATCATGGGCGTGGGCGGGGGCTTCATCATGGTGCCGGCCATGATCTACCTGCTGCGCATGCCGACCAATGTCGTGGTCGGGACCTCGCTGTTCCAGATCCTCTTCGTCACCGCGCTGACGACCTTCCTGCAGGCCGCGCAGAACCAGACCGTGGACATCGTGCTCGCCTTCCTGCTGATCGTCGGCGGAGTGATCGGCGCCCAGCTGGGCGCACGGGCGGGCACGCGGGTCAGGGCCGAGGAGCTGCGCGCCGCGCTCGCCCTGATGGTGCTCGGGGTGTGCGCCAAGCTCGGCTTCGACCTCGTCGCTCGCCCGGCCGACCTCTACGAGATCATCGAGGCGGGAGGAGAGGGGCACTGA
- a CDS encoding TIGR02186 family protein, which produces MRAALALLAIALAAAPSWAVPPEGTPPEADIVAALTEETVQIRSNFAGAELILYGAVRGFTEGDDIAVVVRGPERDLRVMQKVRTLGIWINRAPIRFEAVPGYYAVASTDPLSEFATFSALRRNAIGTEHVRLSAPETERLETRFGVADVRVYALGAEIVDYREAIVRLKAQDGLYYQAPDGVEVLEGGLFRAQVRLPPRTPVGTYQADVYLFRGGEPIATRRTVLRVEKAGLERAVFEMAHESPLAYGLVAVIMAVVAGWSAAEIFRRR; this is translated from the coding sequence ATGCGCGCGGCTCTCGCCCTCCTCGCCATCGCGCTCGCCGCCGCGCCGTCCTGGGCGGTGCCGCCGGAGGGCACCCCGCCCGAGGCCGACATCGTCGCGGCGCTGACCGAGGAGACGGTGCAGATCCGCTCCAACTTCGCCGGGGCGGAGCTGATCCTCTACGGCGCGGTGCGCGGCTTCACCGAGGGCGACGACATCGCGGTGGTGGTGCGCGGCCCGGAGCGCGACCTGCGCGTCATGCAGAAGGTCAGGACGCTCGGCATCTGGATCAACCGCGCGCCGATCCGCTTCGAGGCCGTGCCGGGCTATTACGCCGTCGCCTCCACCGATCCCTTGAGCGAGTTCGCCACCTTCTCCGCGCTGCGGCGCAACGCGATCGGCACCGAGCACGTGCGCCTGTCCGCGCCGGAGACCGAGCGGCTGGAGACCCGCTTCGGAGTCGCCGACGTGCGCGTCTATGCGCTGGGCGCCGAGATCGTCGACTATCGCGAGGCGATCGTGCGCCTGAAGGCGCAGGACGGACTCTACTACCAGGCTCCCGACGGGGTGGAGGTGCTCGAGGGCGGGCTGTTCCGTGCGCAGGTGCGCCTCCCGCCGCGCACGCCGGTGGGCACCTACCAGGCCGATGTCTACCTGTTCCGCGGCGGAGAGCCGATCGCGACGCGGCGCACCGTGCTGCGCGTGGAGAAGGCCGGACTGGAGCGCGCCGTGTTCGAGATGGCCCACGAAAGCCCCCTTGCCTACGGCCTCGTGGCGGTGATCATGGCCGTGGTCGCCGGCTGGAGCGCGGCCGAGATCTTCCGCCGACGCTAG
- a CDS encoding DUF3429 domain-containing protein: MEKLKDAPAIAIVLGFGGLIPFVAGAVGLAIGGPAALQAANALPVYAAVILSFLAGGRWAAELVLKGDEPRASVLTLSVLIALSGWIAVLMQVWNRPGLPLNAELAGWLILAGGFLVQYLWDRSAIRGASFPDWYAPLRLLLTLGAVLSLLAAAWVRTGFGL, from the coding sequence ATGGAGAAGCTGAAGGACGCCCCGGCCATCGCGATCGTGCTCGGCTTTGGCGGGCTGATCCCGTTCGTGGCCGGCGCGGTGGGCCTCGCCATCGGCGGGCCGGCCGCGCTGCAAGCGGCCAACGCCCTGCCCGTCTACGCCGCGGTGATCCTGTCCTTCCTCGCCGGCGGGCGCTGGGCGGCCGAACTCGTGCTGAAGGGCGACGAGCCGCGCGCGAGCGTGCTCACGCTCTCCGTGCTGATCGCGCTCTCGGGGTGGATCGCGGTGCTGATGCAGGTCTGGAACCGGCCGGGCCTGCCGCTCAATGCCGAGCTGGCCGGCTGGCTGATCCTGGCCGGCGGCTTCCTCGTCCAGTATCTCTGGGACCGCTCGGCCATTCGCGGGGCGAGCTTTCCCGACTGGTACGCCCCGCTGCGCCTCCTGCTGACCCTCGGCGCCGTTCTCAGCCTTCTCGCCGCGGCGTGGGTGCGGACCGGGTTCGGGCTCTAA
- the pdeM gene encoding ligase-associated DNA damage response endonuclease PdeM, translating into MNAPDRTLHETLVVNGAQLVADLSGAAFYPAQSTLLVADLHFEKGSAFARKGLFLPPYDTRTTLARLEAAIARHRPARVVALGDSFHDCQADFRIHGEDSRTLATLVAGVEDWVWIEGNHDPAPPPRYGGRILAELTLGPLVLRHEPQAGRQPGEVAGHLHPCARVNGRGRSVRARCFVSDGSRLILPAFGAYTGGLNIRDAAFAPCFETRPDAWVIGRTKVYRVAGKRCLGD; encoded by the coding sequence ATGAACGCGCCGGACCGCACCCTCCACGAAACCCTCGTCGTCAACGGCGCGCAGCTCGTCGCCGACCTGTCCGGCGCGGCCTTCTACCCGGCGCAGTCGACGCTGCTGGTCGCTGACTTGCATTTCGAGAAGGGCTCGGCCTTCGCCCGGAAGGGCCTGTTCCTGCCGCCCTACGACACGCGCACCACGCTCGCTCGCCTGGAGGCCGCGATCGCGCGCCACCGTCCGGCCCGCGTCGTGGCGCTGGGCGACAGCTTCCACGATTGCCAGGCCGATTTCCGCATCCATGGCGAGGACTCGCGCACGCTCGCCACGCTCGTCGCGGGCGTGGAGGACTGGGTCTGGATCGAGGGCAATCACGATCCCGCCCCGCCGCCGCGCTATGGCGGGCGCATTCTTGCCGAGTTGACGCTCGGCCCGCTCGTGCTGCGCCACGAGCCGCAGGCCGGACGCCAGCCGGGCGAGGTCGCCGGGCATCTCCATCCCTGCGCCAGGGTCAATGGCCGCGGCCGCAGCGTGCGCGCGCGCTGCTTCGTCAGCGACGGGTCCCGCCTGATACTGCCCGCCTTCGGGGCCTATACCGGCGGGCTCAACATCCGCGACGCCGCCTTCGCGCCCTGCTTCGAGACCCGCCCCGACGCCTGGGTGATCGGGCGCACGAAGGTGTACCGCGTGGCGGGCAAGAGGTGTCTGGGCGATTAG